In Henriciella litoralis, the genomic window TGGCAACCATGTCTTGCACACAGTCCCAGAAGATGGCCGCTGCATCGATGCCTGTAAAGCGTTTGAGCTCCTGAATACCGGTCGGGGAGGTGACGTTTACCTCTGTCAGCTTGTCGCCAATCACGTCGATACCGACGAAAATCTGGCCCCGGCGCTGCAGTTCTGGTCCGATCCGCTCACAGATTTTGATGTCTGTTTCGGTGAGTTCCACCGGTTCGGCTGTGCCGCCGACATGCATGTTGGAGCGGGTCTCACCCTTTTGCGGACGACGATTGATCGCGCCGACAGCCTCTCCATTGACGAGGATCACGCGTTTGTCGCCATTGCTGACGGCAGGCAGGAAGGCCTGCGCGATCATCGGCTCACGCGTGCGCTCAAGGAACATTTCCATCAGGGAAGAGAAGTTGCTGTCGCCTTCCTGCATGCGGAAGACGCCAGCCCCGCCATTGCCGTAGAGCGGCTTGATGATGATGTCGCGGTGTTTGGCCCGGAACGCCTGAATGGCTTTCAGATCACGCGAGATCAGCGTGTCGGGGATGATCTCGGGGAAAAGGAGTGGGAAGAGCTTTTCAGGGCCTGAGCGGACGAATTCCGGATCGTTCAGCACCAGAGTCTGGCCCTTGAGCAGCTCAAGCAGATGGCAGGCGGTGATATAGGACATGTCAAAAGGCGGGTCCTGACGCATCAGGACGACATCGATATCATTGGCGAGATCCAGCACCGTCTCTTCACCGAAGACGCCGGGGGTTTCCTTGACGCGCTGAACGGTTGCCGGGCGGGCGCGGGCGAGCAGGCGGCCAGTATCGAAGCTCAGATGCCTTGGCTCATACACCCATATCTTGTGGCCACGGGCCTGCGCTTCCTCAGCGAGGGCGAATGTGGTGTCGCCCTTGATGTCGACGCTTTCAAGGGGGTCCATCTGGATCGCGATGCGCAAGCTCATATCGGCTCCTTCTTCCTGCTGGTCAGCTATATGAGGGTGTTTCACCGCTTTGATAAGCGCCGCGCCGAAAATGAGGGCGGCTGACTGCAATGCGAGCAATTTGCGTCCTCGCTATACAAGAGTGTACGAGACGACCTACACTTCAAATCACCGTTACACCCAATGCTGCAGAAGGCCCGCCCAATGTTCAGACCCTTTCTGGCCTCACTTTGCGTTGCTGGCCTTGCCAGCTGTGTTCAGCCGCCCGAAGACATGACGTCTACGTCTTCGCCTGTTGCTGAGATGGAGATGCAGATGACGACTGTTTCCGGCTCATTGTCCTATCGCCAGCGGATCGCGCTTCCGCAGGACGCTGTTGCGACAATTTCAGTCTTCCCCGCAGGCCCCGCCGATGCGGCGCTCTCGCCAGTGGACGAGCAGAGCTTTGACCTGAATGGTCGTCAGGTGCCGATCCCGTTTGAGGTGACGCTTCGCGAAGATGCGAGCAAGGGGCCGTTCAGCCTGCGGGCGAAAGTCAGCACAAAAGGCGGCGAGTTGCTGTGGACGACCGATACGGTGATGACGTTTGAGGCCGATGGCGCCGCGCAGGATTTTGGGCTTGTGGAGCTGGTGCCGGCCGGACGTGCGCGTGTCGATATCGCTGATCTCACCGGCAAGGAATGGATGGTCGCGATGCTGGATGGCGCGCCAGTGCTCTCCACCTCACGCGTGACGGTGAGCTTTGATGCTGACGGGCGGATCAGCGGCCAGGCCTCGTGCAATGCCTATACGGGCAGCTACAAGGTCAACAAGAGCGCACTCTATGTCGGCCCGCTGGCGCTGACGCGGAAGGCCTGCGTTGGGCCGCTGATGGAGCAGGAGCGAACCTTCATGGCATTGCTCGAAAGCGTATCCGACATGTCGCTCGATGATAGCGGCACGCTGACCATTCGCGGCGAGGACGGCAAGACGCTGACGATGCGCTAGGCGCGGGGCCTAATAGGTTCCGCCGAGCAATTCGTCATTGCTGGCGCCATTGTCGGTCGCGCGGTTTGCACGTGCGCCGCGATTGCCTGCAACCGGTGGGCGGACCTGAACATACGACACCACTTGCCGCACGCCGCCGACAACGCTGGCGCGCTCTGCAGCTTCCTGCAATTCGGCATCCGACCGGGCGATGCCCATCAGGTAAACGACGCCGTCATAGGTCTCGATATTGTAATTGACGCTTTTGACGGACTTTGACGCGAGCAGGGATGAGCGCACGCGGGCGGTGATCAGCTCGTCAGAGGCATTGGCAAAAAAACCGCCCGTGCCTTCGATCTGAATCTCATTGGCAACGTCATTGATGCGCGTTGAGCTCCAGGCGATTTCCTCGGCCTTCACGCGCATTTCCGGCGTTGAAACGCGGCCTGAGAGAAGCGCAAGACCGCCGGCGACCTCGACATCGACTTCACCATATCCGCCTTCGCGAATGAGCTTCGCCTTGATTTCGTTGGAAGCGGTACTGTCATCGATCGCCTCACCAAAGCTCTTGTCCTGAACGGTGGCACAACCGGCCGTCATCGTGGTTACGGCAAGGGCGGCGGCGATTAGCAGTGATTTGCGCATGACCTGATCTCGTTGATTACTCGAATGGAGCGATGAGCCTTAGCGCCTGGTTGGGGCAAAATCAGGGCGCCACTGATCGCGAAGGTGAACAGGCAGGCGCCGCGGGCAGATGATGATGAGGTCAAAGCGCCAATCCTGGCTCGCGAGGGCCGGGCGCTTCGCCATCCAGCTCTCGGCCGCGCGGTTGATCCGCGACCAGCTCGCACGTGAGACGGCTGTCTCACCGGCGCGCCGCGTCTGGCGGGCTTTGACTTCAATGAAGGCAATGATTTTCCCGCGTCTGGCGACGAGATCGATCTCTCCAGACGGCAGGCGCACCCGGCGCGCGAGAATGCGGTAGCCTTTGGCTCGCAGCCAGAGCGCCGCGAGCTGTTCGGCGCGGCGGCCACGTGTCTCTGCCTTCTGGCGTGTGATCTTTCCGTCAGTCATCCCGCTTCAGGCTGAGCGCCCGCTGATAGAGGTCTCTTTTGGAGAGGTTGAACGCGTCGGCGACTTCATTGGCGGCGGCTTTCATGGGCAGGCGCGCCATCGCGTCAATAAGGGCCGCATCAATGTCCTCTGCATCTGCAGCCTGCTGAAGCGGCGGGCCGACCAGAATGACGATCTCGCCTTTGGGCGGGCCGTTCTCTTCATAGAAGGCCGCGAGCTCTGTGAGGCTTCCGGCGCGGGTTTCTTCAAAGAATTTCGTCAGCTCCCGTGCGATCACGCCGCGGCGTTCGGCGCCGAAGACGTCTGCCAGATCTTTCAGGCAGGCCGCGAGCCTTGAGCCGCCTTCATAGAAGGCGAGCGTTGCGGGCACCGACTTCAACGTCTCTGCCTCGCGCTTTCTCTGGCCGGACTTTACCGGCAGAAAGCCGCAGAACATGAACCGGTCACTTGGCAGGCCGGAGGCGACGAGGCCTGCGAGCAGCGCCGAGGCGCCGGGCACGGGCACGACGCGAATACCGGCTTCGATCGCTTCATGGACAAGTTTCCAGCCCGGATCGGACACGAGCGGGGTGCCAGCGTCCGATATCAGCGCAATCGTCGCGCCCTCCTGCAGACGTGCAAGGATATCCGGGCGGCGCTCTGCCCCATTATGGTCATGGTAGGGGCTCAGTTTTGCGCGGATACCGTGAGCATCCATGAGCTTGCGGGCAACGCGTGTGTCTTCGGCGAGAACCTCGTCGACAGAAGACAATGTGTCGAGCGCGCGAAGGGTAATATCGCGGAGATTGCCGATCGGCGTTGAGACAATGTGCAAACCTGGCGTCAGGCGTGGCTTGTCATGTTGCGCGCGGCCAGACCCGGCACTAGTCTCGCCTGTGAGGCGACTCTCCGCCGGTTTGGAAGGATTCTTTGATGACATTTCTGGCACAATCGCGCTTTGCGGGCCTCGCGCCAAGTCTTGTTTTCGCAGCATTCCTCGCCATGGCCGGCTGCGCAACAGGCGGAAATCAACCGCCGGCGCCGATTTCGACCGGAAACACGCGGGTTGATCCGCGCCCACAGCCCCCGACCCCGGACGAATCCGATGAATTGTCCAGCCTGCATGATGGCACGGACCTGACGGATTTCGGAAATCTGGAGCCTGAGAAGCCGGGTGTCTTTACCCCGGAATTCATGACGCCAGGCAAGGTTGTGCGTGCAGCCGTGCTGTTGCCATTCTCCCACCCTAATTCAGGTGTGCGCGCCGAAGCCGAAGGCATGCTGGCCGGGATTGAAATGGCGCTGTTTGACCATGGCGGCGACAACTTCCTCCTTTTGCCGAAGGATACGTCCGGGTCGCAAAGCACGACCTTGGAGGTTGCCGAAGAGGCACGCGAAGAAGGCGCAAATATTTTCCTTGGTCCATTGTTCGGGGCGAATATCAGCGCTTTGAACAAGGCCGGACTGGGCGCAGACACGCAGATTATCGGATTTTCAAACGACCGTGATGTGGCAGGCGGCAATACCTGGCTGGCCTCCATCACGCCTGAGGAGGAAGTGGCTGCACTGGTGAACTATGCAATGTCGAAAGGCTATCGACAGTTTGCGTTCTTCGGGCCGCAGAGCGCGCTTGGCACAAGGATCGAGACGGCGCTGCGCTATGAAGCCAACAAGGCCGGGGCGCGCGTCGCCGCGTCTGGCTTCTATCCGACCAGCACAACCTCTCCCAACTCCGAAGCGACCTATGTCGCAAAGGCGATCAATTCAGCCCAGCAGACCGGTGGTCCTGTGGCCGTGCTCATCCCGGAGCGTGGGACGCAGCTGCGCCGCGTCGCCCCGCTGCTTGCCTATTACGGCATGAGCCGCAGCGCGAAGATGATGGGCCTGTCGGACTGGGATGATGATAGCGTCTTCCGTGAACCCTCGCTGCGCGGCAGCTGGTTCGTGGCGCCGCCGAAATCAGACCTGAATTCCTTTGCGACGCGTTACAATCGCATCTATGGACGCGCCCCAAGCTCGCTCGCCGCTGAGGCCTACGACGCGGCGGCGCTGGCGATCCAGCTGGCGGCAGACGGCAAGATCGAGCGCGAGGAATTGATGGCGCCTGATGGGTTTTACGGGATGAACGGGCTTTTCCGCTTCACGCCGGACGGCACCACGCAGCGCCGACTGTCGATCTACGAAATCTCGCCATCAGGCGCGAGCGAGATCAAAGCGGCTGAAGATTCTTTTGACCCCGGCATCGGCTAAGCCGACGGCGTGACGTCCTCAGCTGGTGGTTCCGGCAAGCGCAGCAGCTTGCGGGCCGCGAGGCGATGGCGCTCACGCACCTCATTGCCGACGATGGAGAGGGCCGCCATCAGGACAGTTGCATCATCTGTAAAGCCAAAGCCGACGATAAAGTCTGGCAGGGCATCGGTTGGCACAACGAAATAGCCGAGCGCGGCAAAGAGGACCGCTTTGGTCTTCTTTGGGGTCGCAGGATCGATGGCCGCGTAGTAGGCGGCTGCCAGATCATCGGCGAAAGGGATACGCCCGGCCACGCGCAGCAGCTTTGGCAAAAAGCCGCGTTCGGTCCGCTTTCGATCCTCGTTCAGCGCGAGCGGGAGGCTCCGTGGCCCATCTTCACCATTTTCGATGATAATTTCCGTTGGGTTACGCATTGGCGGGTGTCTCCTTACCCTATAGATCGCATGTTTCTATTGAATGTTCCAAGGGAGGTCCTCAGCGACATGAAACTCAGTTCCGATATCAGTGCCGTCATTACCGGCGGCGCATCCGGCCTCGGCGCCGCGACCGCAAGACGACTTGCTGCTCAGGGCGTCAAGGTGGCCCTCTTCGATCTTAACGAAGAAAAAGGCGAAGCTTTGGCGAAAGAGCTGGGCGGCGTTTTCTGCAAGGTGAACGTGACGGACGAAGCATCGGTCGATGCCGGCTTTGAAAAGGCACGCGCCGCGATTGGCCAGGAACGTATCCTTGTGAACTGCGCCGGTACCGGCAATGCGATCAAGACCGCTTCACGTGACAAGAAGACCGGCGAGATCAGCCACTTCCCGATCGACAAGTTCAATCTGATCATCCAGATCAACCTCATCGGTACGTTCACCTGTATCGCGAAGTCTGCCGCCGGCATGATGACGCTGGAGCCGATTGACGGCGAGCGTGGCGCGATTGTGAACACCGCGTCTGTTGCCGCTGAAGATGGCCAGATGGGCCAGGCCGCCTATTCCGCCTCCAAGGGCGGTGTTGTCGGCATGACCTTGCCAATCGCGCGTGACCTTGCGCGTGAGCAGATCCGCGTCAACACGATCCTGCCAG contains:
- the gshB gene encoding glutathione synthase; the protein is MSLRIAIQMDPLESVDIKGDTTFALAEEAQARGHKIWVYEPRHLSFDTGRLLARARPATVQRVKETPGVFGEETVLDLANDIDVVLMRQDPPFDMSYITACHLLELLKGQTLVLNDPEFVRSGPEKLFPLLFPEIIPDTLISRDLKAIQAFRAKHRDIIIKPLYGNGGAGVFRMQEGDSNFSSLMEMFLERTREPMIAQAFLPAVSNGDKRVILVNGEAVGAINRRPQKGETRSNMHVGGTAEPVELTETDIKICERIGPELQRRGQIFVGIDVIGDKLTEVNVTSPTGIQELKRFTGIDAAAIFWDCVQDMVAKG
- a CDS encoding META domain-containing protein; the encoded protein is MFRPFLASLCVAGLASCVQPPEDMTSTSSPVAEMEMQMTTVSGSLSYRQRIALPQDAVATISVFPAGPADAALSPVDEQSFDLNGRQVPIPFEVTLREDASKGPFSLRAKVSTKGGELLWTTDTVMTFEADGAAQDFGLVELVPAGRARVDIADLTGKEWMVAMLDGAPVLSTSRVTVSFDADGRISGQASCNAYTGSYKVNKSALYVGPLALTRKACVGPLMEQERTFMALLESVSDMSLDDSGTLTIRGEDGKTLTMR
- a CDS encoding BON domain-containing protein, which encodes MRKSLLIAAALAVTTMTAGCATVQDKSFGEAIDDSTASNEIKAKLIREGGYGEVDVEVAGGLALLSGRVSTPEMRVKAEEIAWSSTRINDVANEIQIEGTGGFFANASDELITARVRSSLLASKSVKSVNYNIETYDGVVYLMGIARSDAELQEAAERASVVGGVRQVVSYVQVRPPVAGNRGARANRATDNGASNDELLGGTY
- a CDS encoding YraN family protein, encoding MTDGKITRQKAETRGRRAEQLAALWLRAKGYRILARRVRLPSGEIDLVARRGKIIAFIEVKARQTRRAGETAVSRASWSRINRAAESWMAKRPALASQDWRFDLIIICPRRLPVHLRDQWRPDFAPTRR
- the rsmI gene encoding 16S rRNA (cytidine(1402)-2'-O)-methyltransferase, which codes for MSSKNPSKPAESRLTGETSAGSGRAQHDKPRLTPGLHIVSTPIGNLRDITLRALDTLSSVDEVLAEDTRVARKLMDAHGIRAKLSPYHDHNGAERRPDILARLQEGATIALISDAGTPLVSDPGWKLVHEAIEAGIRVVPVPGASALLAGLVASGLPSDRFMFCGFLPVKSGQRKREAETLKSVPATLAFYEGGSRLAACLKDLADVFGAERRGVIARELTKFFEETRAGSLTELAAFYEENGPPKGEIVILVGPPLQQAADAEDIDAALIDAMARLPMKAAANEVADAFNLSKRDLYQRALSLKRDD
- a CDS encoding penicillin-binding protein activator — protein: MTFLAQSRFAGLAPSLVFAAFLAMAGCATGGNQPPAPISTGNTRVDPRPQPPTPDESDELSSLHDGTDLTDFGNLEPEKPGVFTPEFMTPGKVVRAAVLLPFSHPNSGVRAEAEGMLAGIEMALFDHGGDNFLLLPKDTSGSQSTTLEVAEEAREEGANIFLGPLFGANISALNKAGLGADTQIIGFSNDRDVAGGNTWLASITPEEEVAALVNYAMSKGYRQFAFFGPQSALGTRIETALRYEANKAGARVAASGFYPTSTTSPNSEATYVAKAINSAQQTGGPVAVLIPERGTQLRRVAPLLAYYGMSRSAKMMGLSDWDDDSVFREPSLRGSWFVAPPKSDLNSFATRYNRIYGRAPSSLAAEAYDAAALAIQLAADGKIEREELMAPDGFYGMNGLFRFTPDGTTQRRLSIYEISPSGASEIKAAEDSFDPGIG
- a CDS encoding YkvA family protein, whose translation is MRNPTEIIIENGEDGPRSLPLALNEDRKRTERGFLPKLLRVAGRIPFADDLAAAYYAAIDPATPKKTKAVLFAALGYFVVPTDALPDFIVGFGFTDDATVLMAALSIVGNEVRERHRLAARKLLRLPEPPAEDVTPSA
- a CDS encoding SDR family NAD(P)-dependent oxidoreductase, which codes for MKLSSDISAVITGGASGLGAATARRLAAQGVKVALFDLNEEKGEALAKELGGVFCKVNVTDEASVDAGFEKARAAIGQERILVNCAGTGNAIKTASRDKKTGEISHFPIDKFNLIIQINLIGTFTCIAKSAAGMMTLEPIDGERGAIVNTASVAAEDGQMGQAAYSASKGGVVGMTLPIARDLAREQIRVNTILPGIFNTPLLQGAPDNVKQALAASVPNPARLGEPAEYASLAEQMITNGYFNGEDVRLDGAIRMAPR